From the Musa acuminata AAA Group cultivar baxijiao chromosome BXJ1-2, Cavendish_Baxijiao_AAA, whole genome shotgun sequence genome, one window contains:
- the LOC135609397 gene encoding protein FAR-RED ELONGATED HYPOCOTYL 1-like isoform X4: MRLSCICKEILTSDGVKLNKKRKLQYALENLVSPLSKHKFGYRFRSIGHTIAAETEDVQNIDREMVAGGLKDGSEELGDSCNDSNSISEGYDTTMTLDLDDEAEKSSGKIGSPSVSSNNFNLDSFDTKKVKESGNKGNDSLEDIQLLESAYKGIDDLHPGYEDYDHNIVSELGKNNLEHLDAEIEDLMLYSNDVAPHALLVSPERWSSGRDARLGARKPTIDKEFEQYFSMLML; the protein is encoded by the exons ATGAGACTCTCATGCATATG TAAGGAAATTTTGACTAGTGATGGTGTTAAGCTGAACAAGAAAAGGAAGCTACAATATGCTCTTGAGAATCTGGTTTCGCCATTGTCTAAACACAAGTTCGGATATCGATTTAGAAGCATTGGTCATACTATTGCAGCAGAGACAGAGGATGTGCAAAACATTGACAGAGAAATGGTTGCTGGAGGACTCAAGGATGGATCAGAGGAATTAGGAGATTCTTGCAACGACAGTAACAGCATAAGTGAAGGTTATGATACTACCATGACACTCGACCTCGATGATGAAGCTGAGAAGTCATCTGGGAAAATTGGTTCGCCTTCTGTCTCTTCTAACAATTTCAACCTTGATTCTTTCGACACTAAAAAAGTTAAGGAATCAGGCAACAAAGGAAATGACAGCTTAGAGGATATTCAACTACTTGAGTCGGCATATAAAGGCATAGACGATCTACATCCTGGATATGAGGATTATGACCATAACATTGTTTCAGAACTAGGCAAGAACAACTTGGAGCATTTAGATGCAGAAATCGAAGATCTAATGCTCTACTCAAATGATGTGGCGCCACATGCATTATTGGTTTCGCCTGAAAGGTGGAGCAGCGGCAGAG ATGCTCGATTGGGCGCCAGGAAACCAACCATTGACAAAGAGTTTGAGCAATATTTTTCCATGTTGATGCTTTAG
- the LOC135609397 gene encoding protein FAR-RED ELONGATED HYPOCOTYL 1-like isoform X6: protein MDEQPDCLPIHSKEILTSDGVKLNKKRKLQYALENLVSPLSKHKFGYRFRSIGHTIAAETEDVQNIDREMVAGGLKDGSEELGDSCNDSNSISEGYDTTMTLDLDDEAEKSSGKIGNKGNDSLEDIQLLESAYKGIDDLHPGYEDYDHNIVSELGKNNLEHLDAEIEDLMLYSNDVAPHALLVSPERWSSGRDARLGARKPTIDKEFEQYFSMLML, encoded by the exons TAAGGAAATTTTGACTAGTGATGGTGTTAAGCTGAACAAGAAAAGGAAGCTACAATATGCTCTTGAGAATCTGGTTTCGCCATTGTCTAAACACAAGTTCGGATATCGATTTAGAAGCATTGGTCATACTATTGCAGCAGAGACAGAGGATGTGCAAAACATTGACAGAGAAATGGTTGCTGGAGGACTCAAGGATGGATCAGAGGAATTAGGAGATTCTTGCAACGACAGTAACAGCATAAGTGAAGGTTATGATACTACCATGACACTCGACCTCGATGATGAAGCTGAGAAGTCATCTGGGAAAATTG GCAACAAAGGAAATGACAGCTTAGAGGATATTCAACTACTTGAGTCGGCATATAAAGGCATAGACGATCTACATCCTGGATATGAGGATTATGACCATAACATTGTTTCAGAACTAGGCAAGAACAACTTGGAGCATTTAGATGCAGAAATCGAAGATCTAATGCTCTACTCAAATGATGTGGCGCCACATGCATTATTGGTTTCGCCTGAAAGGTGGAGCAGCGGCAGAG ATGCTCGATTGGGCGCCAGGAAACCAACCATTGACAAAGAGTTTGAGCAATATTTTTCCATGTTGATGCTTTAG
- the LOC135609397 gene encoding protein FAR-RED ELONGATED HYPOCOTYL 1-like isoform X2, with amino-acid sequence MRLSCICKEILTSDGVKLNKKRKLQYALENLVSPLSKHKFGYRFRSIGHTIAAETEDVQNIDREMVAGGLKDGSEELGDSCNDSNSISEGYDTTMTLDLDDEAEKSSGKIGSPSVSSNNFNLDSFDTKKVKESGNKGNDSLEDIQLLESAYKGIDDLHPGYEDYDHNIVSELGKNNLEHLDAEIEDLMLYSNDVAPHALLVSPERWSSGREKKHCLADARLGARKPTIDKEFEQYFSMLML; translated from the exons ATGAGACTCTCATGCATATG TAAGGAAATTTTGACTAGTGATGGTGTTAAGCTGAACAAGAAAAGGAAGCTACAATATGCTCTTGAGAATCTGGTTTCGCCATTGTCTAAACACAAGTTCGGATATCGATTTAGAAGCATTGGTCATACTATTGCAGCAGAGACAGAGGATGTGCAAAACATTGACAGAGAAATGGTTGCTGGAGGACTCAAGGATGGATCAGAGGAATTAGGAGATTCTTGCAACGACAGTAACAGCATAAGTGAAGGTTATGATACTACCATGACACTCGACCTCGATGATGAAGCTGAGAAGTCATCTGGGAAAATTGGTTCGCCTTCTGTCTCTTCTAACAATTTCAACCTTGATTCTTTCGACACTAAAAAAGTTAAGGAATCAGGCAACAAAGGAAATGACAGCTTAGAGGATATTCAACTACTTGAGTCGGCATATAAAGGCATAGACGATCTACATCCTGGATATGAGGATTATGACCATAACATTGTTTCAGAACTAGGCAAGAACAACTTGGAGCATTTAGATGCAGAAATCGAAGATCTAATGCTCTACTCAAATGATGTGGCGCCACATGCATTATTGGTTTCGCCTGAAAGGTGGAGCAGCGGCAGAG aaaaaaaacactgcCTTGCAGATGCTCGATTGGGCGCCAGGAAACCAACCATTGACAAAGAGTTTGAGCAATATTTTTCCATGTTGATGCTTTAG
- the LOC135609397 gene encoding protein FAR-RED ELONGATED HYPOCOTYL 1-like isoform X1 → MDEQPDCLPIHSKEILTSDGVKLNKKRKLQYALENLVSPLSKHKFGYRFRSIGHTIAAETEDVQNIDREMVAGGLKDGSEELGDSCNDSNSISEGYDTTMTLDLDDEAEKSSGKIGSPSVSSNNFNLDSFDTKKVKESGNKGNDSLEDIQLLESAYKGIDDLHPGYEDYDHNIVSELGKNNLEHLDAEIEDLMLYSNDVAPHALLVSPERWSSGREKKHCLADARLGARKPTIDKEFEQYFSMLML, encoded by the exons TAAGGAAATTTTGACTAGTGATGGTGTTAAGCTGAACAAGAAAAGGAAGCTACAATATGCTCTTGAGAATCTGGTTTCGCCATTGTCTAAACACAAGTTCGGATATCGATTTAGAAGCATTGGTCATACTATTGCAGCAGAGACAGAGGATGTGCAAAACATTGACAGAGAAATGGTTGCTGGAGGACTCAAGGATGGATCAGAGGAATTAGGAGATTCTTGCAACGACAGTAACAGCATAAGTGAAGGTTATGATACTACCATGACACTCGACCTCGATGATGAAGCTGAGAAGTCATCTGGGAAAATTGGTTCGCCTTCTGTCTCTTCTAACAATTTCAACCTTGATTCTTTCGACACTAAAAAAGTTAAGGAATCAGGCAACAAAGGAAATGACAGCTTAGAGGATATTCAACTACTTGAGTCGGCATATAAAGGCATAGACGATCTACATCCTGGATATGAGGATTATGACCATAACATTGTTTCAGAACTAGGCAAGAACAACTTGGAGCATTTAGATGCAGAAATCGAAGATCTAATGCTCTACTCAAATGATGTGGCGCCACATGCATTATTGGTTTCGCCTGAAAGGTGGAGCAGCGGCAGAG aaaaaaaacactgcCTTGCAGATGCTCGATTGGGCGCCAGGAAACCAACCATTGACAAAGAGTTTGAGCAATATTTTTCCATGTTGATGCTTTAG
- the LOC135609397 gene encoding protein FAR-RED ELONGATED HYPOCOTYL 1-like isoform X5 encodes MDEQPDCLPIHSKEILTSDGVKLNKKRKLQYALENLVSPLSKHKFGYRFRSIGHTIAAETEDVQNIDREMVAGGLKDGSEELGDSCNDSNSISEGYDTTMTLDLDDEAEKSSGKIGNKGNDSLEDIQLLESAYKGIDDLHPGYEDYDHNIVSELGKNNLEHLDAEIEDLMLYSNDVAPHALLVSPERWSSGREKKHCLADARLGARKPTIDKEFEQYFSMLML; translated from the exons TAAGGAAATTTTGACTAGTGATGGTGTTAAGCTGAACAAGAAAAGGAAGCTACAATATGCTCTTGAGAATCTGGTTTCGCCATTGTCTAAACACAAGTTCGGATATCGATTTAGAAGCATTGGTCATACTATTGCAGCAGAGACAGAGGATGTGCAAAACATTGACAGAGAAATGGTTGCTGGAGGACTCAAGGATGGATCAGAGGAATTAGGAGATTCTTGCAACGACAGTAACAGCATAAGTGAAGGTTATGATACTACCATGACACTCGACCTCGATGATGAAGCTGAGAAGTCATCTGGGAAAATTG GCAACAAAGGAAATGACAGCTTAGAGGATATTCAACTACTTGAGTCGGCATATAAAGGCATAGACGATCTACATCCTGGATATGAGGATTATGACCATAACATTGTTTCAGAACTAGGCAAGAACAACTTGGAGCATTTAGATGCAGAAATCGAAGATCTAATGCTCTACTCAAATGATGTGGCGCCACATGCATTATTGGTTTCGCCTGAAAGGTGGAGCAGCGGCAGAG aaaaaaaacactgcCTTGCAGATGCTCGATTGGGCGCCAGGAAACCAACCATTGACAAAGAGTTTGAGCAATATTTTTCCATGTTGATGCTTTAG
- the LOC135609397 gene encoding protein FAR-RED ELONGATED HYPOCOTYL 1-like isoform X3 gives MDEQPDCLPIHSKEILTSDGVKLNKKRKLQYALENLVSPLSKHKFGYRFRSIGHTIAAETEDVQNIDREMVAGGLKDGSEELGDSCNDSNSISEGYDTTMTLDLDDEAEKSSGKIGSPSVSSNNFNLDSFDTKKVKESGNKGNDSLEDIQLLESAYKGIDDLHPGYEDYDHNIVSELGKNNLEHLDAEIEDLMLYSNDVAPHALLVSPERWSSGRDARLGARKPTIDKEFEQYFSMLML, from the exons TAAGGAAATTTTGACTAGTGATGGTGTTAAGCTGAACAAGAAAAGGAAGCTACAATATGCTCTTGAGAATCTGGTTTCGCCATTGTCTAAACACAAGTTCGGATATCGATTTAGAAGCATTGGTCATACTATTGCAGCAGAGACAGAGGATGTGCAAAACATTGACAGAGAAATGGTTGCTGGAGGACTCAAGGATGGATCAGAGGAATTAGGAGATTCTTGCAACGACAGTAACAGCATAAGTGAAGGTTATGATACTACCATGACACTCGACCTCGATGATGAAGCTGAGAAGTCATCTGGGAAAATTGGTTCGCCTTCTGTCTCTTCTAACAATTTCAACCTTGATTCTTTCGACACTAAAAAAGTTAAGGAATCAGGCAACAAAGGAAATGACAGCTTAGAGGATATTCAACTACTTGAGTCGGCATATAAAGGCATAGACGATCTACATCCTGGATATGAGGATTATGACCATAACATTGTTTCAGAACTAGGCAAGAACAACTTGGAGCATTTAGATGCAGAAATCGAAGATCTAATGCTCTACTCAAATGATGTGGCGCCACATGCATTATTGGTTTCGCCTGAAAGGTGGAGCAGCGGCAGAG ATGCTCGATTGGGCGCCAGGAAACCAACCATTGACAAAGAGTTTGAGCAATATTTTTCCATGTTGATGCTTTAG